A stretch of the Cellulomonas sp. WB94 genome encodes the following:
- a CDS encoding helix-turn-helix domain-containing protein, whose protein sequence is MVSRRVSAYRALASDKRVSMLHALQRSDVPLGVDELAAAVGLHVNTAREHLERLIDSGFVASEPELRTTRGRPRILYSAVERIAPATTDGWARDQLMRVLVAGYGRRLPSATGAAQDAGSVWGRSLTATRPELSERRGHRVALVAAVDPDAPCPDAVCPDPDGPVASHEACTMPAPLDLVAGIAQLAALEAHFDDLGFEPEGDAERLEVHLRRCPFLDLAHERPEIVCSVHLGLARGVLAQEGGPLTAEWLEPFVEPQHCVLHLTRS, encoded by the coding sequence ATGGTCAGCCGTCGTGTCAGTGCGTATCGTGCGCTTGCGTCGGACAAGCGCGTGTCCATGCTGCATGCTCTGCAGCGGTCTGATGTCCCCCTCGGGGTCGACGAGCTCGCCGCGGCGGTGGGCCTGCACGTCAACACGGCCCGCGAGCACCTCGAACGACTCATCGACTCCGGCTTCGTCGCGAGCGAGCCCGAGCTGCGCACGACGCGCGGGCGTCCCCGGATCCTGTACAGCGCCGTCGAGCGGATCGCGCCGGCGACGACGGACGGCTGGGCGCGGGACCAGCTCATGCGCGTGCTGGTCGCGGGCTACGGACGTCGACTGCCGTCGGCGACGGGTGCCGCGCAGGACGCCGGCTCGGTCTGGGGCCGGAGCCTCACCGCGACCCGCCCGGAGCTCTCCGAGCGCCGGGGGCATCGGGTCGCCCTTGTCGCCGCCGTGGACCCGGATGCGCCGTGCCCCGACGCGGTCTGCCCCGATCCGGACGGTCCGGTCGCGAGCCACGAGGCCTGCACGATGCCCGCCCCCCTCGACCTGGTCGCCGGGATCGCGCAGCTGGCCGCGCTCGAGGCGCACTTCGACGACCTGGGCTTCGAGCCGGAGGGCGACGCGGAGCGGCTCGAGGTGCACCTGCGTCGTTGCCCGTTCCTCGACCTGGCCCACGAGCGGCCCGAGATCGTGTGCAGCGTCCATCTGGGGCTCGCCCGCGGCGTGCTCGCGCAGGAGGGCGGGCCACTCACGGCCGAGTGGCTCGAGCCCTTCGTCGAACCTCAGCACTGCGTGCTGCACCTCACCCGTTCCTGA
- a CDS encoding flavodoxin domain-containing protein — MRAVVVVESMFGNTRQVAEAIADGLRPTVEAEVVDVGVAPETIDPEVGLLVVGGPTHAFGMSRPASRTQALQEAGTPGGSPDVGMREWLEHLAPSRRAS; from the coding sequence ATGCGCGCAGTGGTGGTCGTCGAGTCGATGTTCGGCAACACCCGACAGGTCGCCGAGGCGATCGCGGACGGCCTGCGCCCCACGGTCGAGGCCGAGGTCGTCGACGTCGGAGTGGCCCCCGAGACGATCGACCCCGAGGTCGGGCTCCTCGTCGTGGGCGGTCCGACGCATGCGTTCGGGATGAGCCGACCTGCGAGCCGAACGCAGGCCCTGCAGGAGGCGGGCACGCCGGGCGGGTCGCCCGACGTCGGCATGCGCGAGTGGCTCGAGCACCTCGCGCCCTCGCGCCGGGCGTCGTGA
- a CDS encoding universal stress protein, translated as MRADGPVVIALDGSPHSEHTLEWGLHEASLRGADVVLARAWTDPRDLVEWSWYPMVDAELDAETTTYLSEKQAVALDRYPELTVTTRSVRGGEVPVLRELSAAAQLLVVGARGRAGHLRMGSIAAHLAAHSRCDVAVVRGGEESWPVPGAPVVTGVDGSRASLAAAEAAAREASMRSVPLVVVHARPTISDPYGRGMPALSARAATDVDVNDPTHRAAQAVGTRLRTQHPGLEVRVALLDDDPAHALVEASKEAVLVVVGSRGLGAFRGMLLGSVSSDVVRNAASTVLVLHDGLHDGPPD; from the coding sequence ATGCGCGCCGACGGCCCCGTGGTGATCGCCCTGGACGGCTCGCCGCACAGTGAGCACACGCTCGAGTGGGGGCTGCACGAGGCCTCGCTGCGCGGCGCCGACGTGGTGCTCGCGCGCGCATGGACCGACCCTCGCGACCTCGTCGAGTGGAGCTGGTACCCGATGGTCGACGCCGAGCTCGACGCCGAGACCACCACCTACCTGAGCGAGAAGCAGGCCGTCGCCCTCGACCGCTACCCCGAGCTGACCGTCACGACCCGCTCGGTGCGCGGCGGAGAGGTCCCCGTCCTGCGCGAGCTGAGCGCGGCCGCCCAGCTTCTCGTCGTCGGTGCGCGCGGGCGGGCTGGTCACCTGCGGATGGGCTCCATCGCCGCACATCTCGCGGCGCACTCGCGCTGCGACGTCGCCGTCGTGCGCGGCGGCGAGGAGTCGTGGCCGGTGCCCGGCGCGCCGGTCGTCACCGGGGTCGACGGCTCACGCGCGTCCCTCGCGGCTGCCGAGGCTGCCGCGCGCGAGGCGTCGATGCGCTCGGTGCCGCTCGTCGTCGTCCACGCGCGTCCGACCATCTCCGACCCGTACGGGCGCGGCATGCCCGCACTGTCTGCCCGGGCCGCCACCGACGTCGACGTGAACGACCCGACGCACCGCGCCGCGCAGGCCGTCGGCACCCGGCTCCGCACCCAGCATCCCGGCCTCGAGGTGCGTGTCGCGCTCCTGGACGACGACCCGGCCCACGCGCTCGTCGAAGCCTCCAAGGAGGCCGTCCTCGTCGTCGTCGGGTCGCGCGGGCTCGGCGCCTTCCGCGGGATGCTGCTCGGTTCGGTCAGCTCCGACGTCGTCCGCAACGCAGCCTCCACGGTGCTCGTGCTGCACGACGGGCTCCACGACGGGCCGCCCGACTGA
- a CDS encoding MogA/MoaB family molybdenum cofactor biosynthesis protein encodes MPASAPPGPRATVVVVSDRSASGERADRSGPRAVEILRAAGLEVGDPVVVPDGAESVGRALGAALDAGARVVVTSGGTGVGPRDLTPEGTRPLIDRELPGLADALRRNGEAHVATAVLSRGLAGVSASGAVIVNLPGSPGGVEQGLDVLLPLLPHLLDQLAGGDH; translated from the coding sequence ATGCCTGCTTCCGCGCCGCCCGGACCGCGCGCGACAGTCGTCGTCGTGTCCGACCGCAGCGCGAGCGGTGAACGGGCCGACCGCTCCGGCCCGCGCGCCGTCGAGATCCTGCGCGCCGCCGGCCTCGAGGTCGGCGATCCGGTCGTCGTCCCCGACGGAGCCGAGTCGGTGGGCCGCGCCCTCGGCGCCGCGCTCGACGCCGGCGCCCGCGTCGTCGTGACGAGCGGCGGGACCGGCGTCGGCCCGCGCGACCTCACACCCGAGGGCACCCGCCCCCTGATCGACCGCGAGCTGCCCGGGCTCGCCGACGCGCTGCGCCGCAACGGTGAGGCCCACGTCGCGACCGCCGTCCTCTCGCGCGGGCTCGCCGGGGTCAGCGCGTCGGGTGCCGTGATCGTCAACCTGCCGGGGTCACCGGGCGGCGTCGAGCAAGGCCTCGACGTGCTGCTGCCGCTGCTCCCCCACCTGCTCGACCAGCTCGCCGGAGGAGACCACTGA
- the moaA gene encoding GTP 3',8-cyclase MoaA, with the protein MLVDRFGREHRDLRISLTDRCSLRCTYCMPAEGVPWLRGPDLMTTAELVRIATVAVAEGITEVRLTGGEPLLRPDVVEIVAALTALSGPSGPPEVSLTTNALRLPALATPLADAGLSRVNVSLDTLRRDRFKELTRRDRLTDTLAGIAAADVAGLHPIKLNAVVMRGVNDDEVVDLVRYAVDHGYEMRFIEQMPLDPGHTWLREAMVTGTEILERLAAAFTLTEVTGRGSAPAERWAIDGGPSTVGVIASVSAPFCGACDRVRLTADGQLRSCLFARTESNLLGLLRDGADDAALAAALHTCLAGKLPGHGIDDPTFLQPDRPMSAIGG; encoded by the coding sequence ATGCTCGTCGACCGATTCGGCCGCGAGCACCGCGACCTGCGCATCTCGCTGACCGACCGCTGCTCGCTGCGCTGCACCTACTGCATGCCGGCCGAAGGCGTGCCGTGGCTGCGCGGCCCCGACCTCATGACGACCGCCGAGCTCGTGCGCATCGCGACGGTCGCGGTCGCGGAGGGCATCACCGAGGTCCGCCTCACGGGCGGTGAGCCGCTGCTGCGGCCCGACGTCGTCGAGATCGTGGCCGCCCTGACCGCGCTGAGCGGGCCCAGCGGCCCCCCCGAGGTGTCGCTCACGACGAACGCGCTGCGGCTCCCGGCCCTCGCCACGCCGTTGGCCGACGCCGGTCTCTCGCGCGTCAACGTCAGCCTCGACACGCTGCGACGCGACCGGTTCAAGGAGCTCACGCGGCGCGACCGCCTCACGGACACCCTCGCGGGGATCGCCGCAGCCGACGTGGCGGGCCTGCACCCGATCAAGCTCAACGCCGTCGTGATGCGTGGCGTCAACGACGACGAGGTCGTCGACCTCGTGCGGTACGCGGTCGACCACGGCTACGAGATGCGGTTCATCGAGCAGATGCCGCTCGACCCCGGCCACACGTGGCTGCGGGAGGCGATGGTGACCGGGACCGAGATCCTCGAGCGCCTGGCTGCCGCCTTCACGCTCACCGAGGTCACCGGCCGCGGCTCGGCGCCCGCCGAACGCTGGGCCATCGACGGCGGGCCGTCGACCGTCGGCGTGATCGCGTCGGTGTCCGCGCCCTTCTGCGGGGCGTGCGACCGCGTGCGGCTCACCGCCGACGGACAGCTGCGGTCCTGCCTGTTCGCGCGCACCGAGAGCAACCTGCTGGGCCTGCTGCGCGACGGCGCCGACGACGCGGCGCTCGCCGCAGCGCTCCACACCTGCCTCGCGGGGAAGCTGCCGGGCCACGGCATCGACGACCCGACGTTCCTGCAGCCCGACCGCCCCATGAGCGCGATCGGCGGCTAG
- a CDS encoding MoaD/ThiS family protein — protein sequence MSLVRYFAGAAEAAGTEAEQLAARTVGELRTLMIAAHGGELEQVLTRCSILVDGVRSDDSAAIAPSDVVDVLPPFAGG from the coding sequence GTGTCGCTCGTGCGCTACTTCGCCGGAGCCGCCGAGGCCGCCGGTACCGAGGCCGAGCAGCTCGCGGCCCGCACGGTCGGCGAGCTCCGGACCCTCATGATCGCCGCGCACGGTGGCGAGCTCGAGCAGGTGCTCACCCGGTGCTCCATCCTCGTGGACGGGGTGCGGTCGGACGACAGCGCTGCCATCGCGCCGAGCGACGTCGTGGACGTGCTGCCGCCGTTCGCCGGCGGCTGA
- a CDS encoding DUF6457 domain-containing protein translates to MTDHQLDIEPGPLHPDAPASALDAWLQDLAVELGVGPDVLDVSAVLDAAAAAAGCVGRPAGSLTTFLVGYAAAQGPAEGRPAALRDALERTTMLAEQWQDRLARLDGRV, encoded by the coding sequence GTGACCGACCACCAGCTCGACATCGAACCCGGACCGCTCCACCCCGACGCGCCCGCGTCCGCCCTCGACGCCTGGCTGCAGGACCTCGCGGTCGAGCTCGGGGTCGGCCCGGACGTCCTGGACGTCTCGGCGGTGCTCGACGCGGCCGCCGCCGCGGCAGGCTGCGTCGGCAGGCCCGCCGGGTCCTTGACGACGTTCCTCGTCGGGTACGCCGCGGCTCAGGGTCCCGCCGAGGGGCGTCCGGCGGCGCTGCGTGACGCGCTGGAACGCACCACGATGCTCGCTGAGCAGTGGCAGGACCGTCTCGCTCGGCTCGACGGGAGGGTGTGA
- a CDS encoding NTP transferase domain-containing protein, which translates to MTPPSYDALVLAGGRARRLGGVSKPDVVVGGRRLLAHVLGAVDGPDVRRVVVVGPDTLAVPDGVTRTLEDPPDGGPVAGLAAGLAILRDGAEPEWVLVLACDVPRVAGAVPLLVGAVDAVVDAAGPGGTGSSSRACDGVVLVDDDGRDQPLVGLYRRVALDAAVARLGAGGGAGAGRDGVRGASVRALVDALDLVRVADVEHHGVDVDTWADVAALEAKGPAASTTTRGTMTGQADARPGLMSEARPDAGGEA; encoded by the coding sequence GTGACACCTCCGTCGTACGACGCCCTCGTGCTCGCCGGGGGGCGCGCGCGACGGCTCGGCGGCGTCTCGAAGCCCGACGTGGTGGTTGGCGGTCGTCGGTTGCTGGCGCACGTGCTGGGCGCGGTCGATGGGCCCGACGTCCGGCGCGTCGTCGTCGTCGGTCCCGACACGCTCGCTGTGCCGGACGGCGTGACGCGCACCCTCGAGGACCCTCCCGACGGCGGCCCCGTGGCGGGGCTCGCCGCGGGGCTCGCTATCCTCCGCGACGGCGCCGAGCCGGAGTGGGTGCTCGTGCTGGCGTGCGACGTCCCGCGGGTGGCCGGCGCGGTGCCGCTGCTCGTCGGCGCCGTCGACGCCGTCGTCGATGCTGCGGGCCCCGGCGGGACCGGTTCATCGTCCCGGGCGTGCGACGGGGTCGTGCTCGTCGACGACGACGGGCGCGACCAGCCGCTCGTGGGTCTCTACCGGCGGGTCGCTCTCGACGCCGCCGTGGCTCGGCTCGGTGCGGGTGGGGGCGCAGGCGCGGGACGAGACGGGGTGCGTGGGGCGTCCGTCCGGGCGCTCGTCGATGCGCTCGACCTCGTCCGCGTCGCCGACGTCGAGCACCATGGCGTGGACGTCGACACGTGGGCCGACGTGGCGGCGCTCGAGGCCAAGGGTCCTGCCGCGAGCACCACGACGCGTGGCACGATGACGGGACAGGCCGACGCACGACCCGGTCTGATGTCCGAGGCACGGCCCGACGCGGGAGGCGAAGCGTGA
- the glp gene encoding gephyrin-like molybdotransferase Glp, protein MSRTVTEHREAVLDQITPTPAVTFALEDAAGLVLAGDVTAHEALPRFDGSAMDGYAVQSADVAGASAAAPVRLRVVADLAAGTDAAPVIGAGTAARIMTGAPVPPGADAVVPVEDTDGGTEQVEVRAPASVGRHVRRVAEDVAAGDVVLRAGQELTPYRIAAVAAVGRPEVLVHRRPVVVVISTGSELVTPGVATRRGQIPDSNSYLLAAAARAAGAQVHRLGAVPDDAHALAEALESAGTVDLIVTSGGVSVGAYDVVKEVLAPMDGMFFVSVAMQPGKPQGYGRLADGTPVISLPGNPVSAFVSFEAFVRPAILALRGLTGTDLLRPTLLARVGAGWSSPTGREQHMPVTLVTDPDGTVVARPAAARGSGSHLVASLAAADGIAVVPADVTEVRPGEMVTAFRIIA, encoded by the coding sequence ATGAGTCGCACGGTCACGGAGCACCGCGAGGCTGTGCTCGACCAGATCACGCCGACACCTGCTGTCACGTTCGCGCTGGAGGACGCCGCCGGGCTGGTCCTCGCAGGTGACGTCACCGCGCACGAGGCGTTGCCGCGCTTCGACGGCTCGGCGATGGACGGGTACGCCGTGCAGTCCGCGGACGTCGCGGGGGCGTCGGCGGCCGCCCCGGTGCGACTGCGCGTCGTCGCCGACCTCGCCGCGGGGACCGACGCGGCGCCCGTCATCGGTGCGGGGACCGCTGCCCGGATCATGACGGGCGCTCCCGTGCCGCCGGGTGCGGACGCCGTCGTGCCCGTCGAGGACACGGACGGCGGTACCGAGCAGGTCGAGGTGCGCGCGCCCGCGTCGGTCGGTCGCCACGTGCGGCGAGTCGCGGAGGACGTCGCGGCAGGCGACGTCGTGCTCCGTGCGGGCCAGGAGCTCACCCCGTACCGGATCGCGGCCGTCGCCGCGGTCGGGCGCCCCGAGGTCCTCGTCCACCGCCGGCCGGTCGTCGTCGTCATCTCGACGGGCTCGGAGCTCGTCACGCCTGGTGTCGCGACGCGGCGCGGGCAGATCCCCGACTCGAACTCCTACCTCCTCGCTGCTGCGGCCCGCGCCGCGGGTGCCCAGGTGCACCGCCTCGGTGCCGTGCCGGACGACGCGCACGCGCTCGCGGAGGCGCTCGAGTCCGCCGGGACCGTGGACCTCATCGTCACGTCAGGTGGCGTGAGCGTCGGCGCGTACGACGTCGTCAAGGAGGTGCTCGCACCGATGGACGGCATGTTCTTCGTGTCGGTCGCGATGCAGCCCGGCAAGCCCCAGGGCTACGGGCGCCTCGCTGACGGCACCCCCGTGATCTCCCTCCCGGGCAACCCGGTCAGCGCGTTCGTGTCCTTCGAGGCGTTCGTGCGTCCGGCGATCCTCGCGCTGCGCGGGCTGACCGGGACGGACCTGCTCCGACCGACCCTGCTCGCTCGCGTCGGGGCCGGCTGGTCCTCGCCCACGGGTCGTGAGCAGCACATGCCGGTGACCCTCGTCACCGACCCCGACGGGACGGTCGTCGCGCGACCGGCCGCCGCGCGCGGGTCGGGCTCCCACCTCGTGGCCAGCCTGGCTGCGGCGGACGGGATCGCGGTCGTGCCCGCCGACGTGACCGAGGTGCGCCCCGGCGAGATGGTGACCGCCTTCCGGATCATCGCGTGA
- a CDS encoding FAD-dependent oxidoreductase, whose translation MTGATRVVVIGHGMVGARFADDLHARDRDGRFDVTVLGAEEYEPYNRVLLSEVVAGKIDVASLSLPRTVRARTRVLPGRACVALDRSGRVAVDSDGGLHPYDVAVLATGARARIPDLHGFGPDGELPAGVHALRTLDDAREIVAATVNARVAVVVGAGVLGLEVACGLARRGLAVTVVHGGPHLMDRQLDAGAAATVASGLATLGIGLRVAARTQEALVHDARVAGIRLEGGEVIACELLVLAAGTVAETRIAQLAGLDVGRGIVVGPGLATPADPRVFAIGDCAQPPEGGTGLIAQGWDQARRLAISLTVGPVGPDEPGGAVDAGAPDPVPLRAGGTDVVRLKAAGLDVVSMGVSGSRRAEISGSRSVLLSDPVAGRHVEVVVADGRVVGATCVGAGPVAADLTAAYTHGTPAPSDPAQLLVRPVAGAPVPAASPTLMPDRTTVCRCNGVTKGEVVACWREGHDTVEEVARATRATTGCGGCTDMVCGLLDWLATTDPERSSRVSGGLSGGRAAR comes from the coding sequence ATGACCGGCGCGACGCGGGTCGTCGTGATCGGGCACGGCATGGTCGGTGCCCGGTTCGCCGACGACCTGCATGCGCGCGACCGCGACGGCCGGTTCGACGTGACCGTGCTGGGCGCCGAGGAGTACGAGCCGTACAACCGGGTGCTGCTCTCGGAGGTCGTCGCCGGGAAGATCGACGTCGCGTCGTTGTCCCTGCCGCGGACGGTCCGTGCGCGCACCCGCGTGCTTCCCGGTCGGGCCTGCGTGGCGCTCGACCGGTCCGGACGCGTCGCCGTCGACTCCGACGGCGGGCTGCACCCGTACGACGTGGCCGTCCTCGCGACCGGCGCACGGGCACGGATCCCTGACCTGCACGGCTTCGGCCCCGACGGCGAGCTGCCGGCCGGGGTGCACGCGCTGCGCACGCTCGACGACGCCCGCGAGATCGTCGCGGCGACCGTCAACGCGCGGGTGGCCGTCGTCGTCGGCGCGGGCGTCCTCGGGCTGGAGGTCGCATGCGGGCTCGCGCGCCGAGGGCTCGCGGTGACGGTCGTGCACGGTGGCCCGCACCTGATGGACCGCCAGCTCGATGCCGGGGCCGCGGCGACCGTCGCGAGCGGGCTCGCGACGCTCGGCATCGGGCTCCGGGTTGCCGCCCGGACGCAGGAGGCGCTCGTGCACGACGCGCGGGTCGCGGGCATCCGGCTCGAGGGTGGCGAGGTGATCGCGTGCGAGCTGCTCGTGCTGGCCGCGGGGACGGTCGCCGAGACGCGGATCGCCCAGCTCGCCGGTCTGGACGTGGGCCGCGGCATCGTCGTCGGGCCCGGTCTCGCGACACCCGCCGACCCGCGCGTGTTCGCGATCGGCGACTGCGCGCAGCCCCCCGAGGGCGGCACCGGGCTCATCGCGCAGGGCTGGGACCAGGCGCGTCGGCTCGCGATCTCCCTGACCGTCGGACCCGTCGGACCCGACGAACCCGGTGGAGCCGTCGACGCGGGCGCGCCGGACCCCGTACCCCTCCGCGCTGGCGGCACCGACGTCGTGCGGCTCAAGGCGGCGGGCCTCGACGTCGTGTCGATGGGGGTCAGCGGGTCTCGTCGGGCCGAGATCTCCGGCTCGCGCTCGGTGCTGCTGTCCGACCCTGTCGCGGGGCGGCACGTCGAGGTCGTCGTGGCCGACGGGCGGGTCGTCGGTGCGACCTGCGTCGGCGCCGGCCCGGTCGCCGCGGACCTCACCGCGGCGTACACGCACGGGACGCCGGCCCCGTCGGACCCCGCTCAGCTCCTCGTGCGCCCGGTCGCGGGCGCCCCCGTGCCGGCCGCCTCGCCGACCCTGATGCCTGACCGGACGACGGTGTGCCGCTGCAACGGGGTGACGAAGGGCGAGGTCGTGGCGTGCTGGCGGGAGGGCCACGACACGGTCGAGGAGGTCGCCCGTGCGACCCGGGCCACGACCGGCTGCGGCGGCTGCACGGACATGGTGTGCGGCCTGCTCGACTGGCTCGCGACGACGGACCCGGAGCGGTCGTCCCGGGTCAGCGGCGGACTGAGCGGGGGACGGGCAGCGCGGTGA
- a CDS encoding molybdopterin oxidoreductase family protein: protein MTGAADTHCPYCALQCAMQLTPAVSTDASVAAAGGSPVTVSGRDFPTNRGGLCQKGWTSASLLRTPDRLTTPLLRTDGRLRLATWDEALGFVARRLRELRAESGPETVAVFGGGALTNEKAYTLGKFARAVLATPNIDYNGRFCMASAAAGANRTLGIDRGLPFPLEDLGGAQAVLLLGSNVAETMPPSVQHLAGVRAAGGLVVVDPRRSATADLTSDGRGTHVQPVPGTDLVVLLALMHVVLAEGLEDAAYVERRTTGLDDLRRSVASWWPERAEQVSGVPAETLRAVARLLAAASPSSGGAGAYVLTGRGVEQSTQGTATVTAAIDLALLLGLPGRTGSGYGAITGQGNGQGGREHGQKADQLPGYRSIEDDVARAHVAGVWGVDPADLPRSGLPAVELLARLGTPAGPRALLVHGSNIVVSAPDADRVRERIAALDLLVVCDLVPSETALLADVVLPVTQWAEEEGTMTSLEGRVLRRRRALHAPAGVRSELDILADLARRLGSPVRFPTDPAEVFDELARASAGGRADYSGLSHARLDAEPDLFWPCPATPEGEPPHPGTPRLFTRDFPTADGRARLVAVDHTGTVDDVHPGAPVYLVTGRVLAQYQSGAQTRRVPELVRAAPEPLVEIHPLLAERYGIEDGAWVRLDSARGRAVARARVTDAVRIDTVFMAFHWAGEGSVNHLTSDATDPVSGMPGLKVCAVSIEACDNPYDDVSDDGPQERALPTGAGAAA, encoded by the coding sequence ATGACGGGCGCCGCCGACACGCACTGCCCGTACTGCGCGCTGCAGTGCGCGATGCAGCTCACGCCGGCCGTCTCGACGGACGCCTCCGTCGCGGCGGCCGGCGGGAGCCCGGTCACGGTGTCAGGACGCGACTTCCCGACGAACCGGGGCGGCCTGTGCCAGAAGGGCTGGACGAGCGCGAGCCTCCTGCGCACCCCGGACCGGCTGACGACGCCGCTGCTGCGGACCGACGGCCGGCTGCGTCTCGCGACCTGGGACGAGGCCCTCGGGTTCGTGGCTCGCAGGCTGCGTGAGCTGCGGGCCGAGAGCGGCCCGGAGACCGTGGCGGTGTTCGGCGGCGGCGCCCTGACGAACGAGAAGGCCTACACGCTCGGCAAGTTCGCCCGTGCCGTGCTCGCCACGCCGAACATCGACTACAACGGTCGGTTCTGCATGGCGAGCGCGGCGGCCGGCGCGAACCGGACGCTCGGCATCGACCGCGGGCTGCCGTTCCCGCTCGAGGACCTCGGTGGAGCGCAGGCCGTGCTGCTGCTGGGCTCGAACGTCGCCGAGACGATGCCACCGTCGGTGCAGCACCTGGCGGGCGTCCGGGCCGCGGGCGGGCTCGTCGTCGTCGACCCGCGGCGGTCCGCGACGGCCGACCTCACGTCGGACGGCCGGGGGACCCACGTGCAGCCGGTGCCGGGGACGGACCTTGTCGTCCTGCTCGCGCTCATGCACGTCGTGCTCGCGGAAGGGCTGGAGGACGCGGCGTACGTCGAGCGCCGCACCACGGGGCTGGACGACCTGCGTCGCTCCGTCGCGTCGTGGTGGCCCGAGCGCGCCGAGCAGGTCAGCGGCGTCCCCGCCGAGACGCTGCGTGCGGTCGCCCGGCTGCTCGCGGCCGCGTCGCCGTCGAGCGGCGGAGCGGGCGCCTACGTCCTGACCGGCCGGGGCGTCGAGCAGAGCACGCAGGGCACAGCGACCGTGACCGCGGCGATCGACCTCGCCCTGCTGCTCGGCCTGCCCGGGCGCACGGGCAGCGGGTACGGCGCGATCACCGGTCAGGGCAACGGCCAGGGCGGTCGCGAGCACGGCCAGAAGGCTGACCAGCTGCCTGGGTACCGTTCGATCGAGGACGACGTCGCGCGGGCGCACGTCGCCGGCGTGTGGGGCGTCGACCCCGCGGACCTGCCACGCTCCGGCCTGCCGGCCGTCGAGCTGCTGGCCCGGCTCGGCACCCCCGCCGGTCCGCGCGCCCTGCTCGTGCACGGCTCGAACATCGTTGTCAGCGCGCCCGACGCCGACCGGGTGCGCGAGCGGATCGCGGCGCTCGACCTCCTCGTCGTGTGCGACCTCGTGCCGTCCGAGACCGCGCTGCTCGCCGACGTGGTCCTCCCGGTGACCCAGTGGGCCGAGGAGGAGGGCACGATGACCTCGCTCGAGGGCCGCGTCCTGCGCCGCCGACGCGCGCTCCACGCCCCGGCAGGCGTCCGCAGCGAGCTCGACATCCTCGCCGACCTGGCCCGCCGCCTCGGCTCACCGGTGCGCTTCCCGACGGACCCCGCCGAGGTGTTCGACGAGCTCGCCCGGGCCAGCGCGGGCGGTCGTGCCGACTACTCCGGCCTCAGCCACGCGCGCCTCGACGCGGAGCCGGACCTGTTCTGGCCGTGCCCCGCGACCCCCGAGGGTGAGCCCCCGCACCCCGGCACGCCGCGGCTGTTCACGCGTGACTTCCCGACCGCCGACGGCCGCGCGCGCCTCGTGGCGGTCGACCACACCGGCACCGTCGACGACGTCCACCCCGGCGCGCCCGTCTACCTGGTGACCGGGCGGGTGCTCGCGCAGTACCAGTCGGGGGCGCAGACTCGGCGCGTCCCCGAGCTCGTGCGCGCGGCCCCGGAGCCCCTCGTGGAGATCCACCCGCTGCTCGCCGAGCGGTACGGCATCGAGGACGGTGCGTGGGTCCGCCTCGACTCGGCACGCGGGCGCGCGGTGGCTCGTGCGCGGGTGACCGACGCCGTGCGCATCGACACGGTCTTCATGGCGTTCCACTGGGCGGGCGAGGGCAGCGTGAACCACCTGACGTCGGATGCGACCGACCCGGTGTCGGGGATGCCCGGCCTCAAGGTGTGCGCGGTCTCGATCGAGGCGTGCGACAACCCGTACGACGACGTGTCCGACGACGGTCCGCAGGAGCGTGCGCTCCCCACCGGTGCGGGGGCGGCGGCATGA